One window of the Parasteatoda tepidariorum isolate YZ-2023 unplaced genomic scaffold, CAS_Ptep_4.0 HiC_scaffold_659, whole genome shotgun sequence genome contains the following:
- the LOC139424895 gene encoding uncharacterized protein produces MVGWILRFLENCKLSEKDRKKGGLTLAEVENAEIKLIKVIQNEAFTADYIKSLKSLNVFKDEKGIYRIKTKLTERNDTENFRLPILLPEKLMLVDMIIKEKHSKCLHAGLQILLFNLRENYWIINGRRAVRRILKTCVRCKRYNARSIKTVPVGLPEDRVKEVSVFEVVGIDLAGPLHLKEGAKSWIVIYTCAVYRSIHLELVQSLSTKTFLLSLRRFIARRGRPHIIYCDNGSIFIGAENLLQSLDWKSIEAETSVYKIEWKFNPPSAPWRGGFWEIMGKLVKNILRKFLGKACLSYEEMCSVLCDCESVINSRPLTYLSEDLDDLIPLSPSMFLQEISTVGVPDLDQLDTIDLKKRYRYQQTLREQLRKRFRCEYLATLLQPRKKNNYYDLKVGKIVLIEDDLKKRLHWPMAKVITVYPGKDKRIRVARLKTAHTEFLMPVQRIYPLEIRSTPNEGSTPNEKRNFK; encoded by the coding sequence GACTAACTCTGGCTGAAGTAGAAAATGCAGAAATCAAActtataaaagttattcaaaatgaagCATTTACTGCAGATTatataaaaagcttaaaatcatTGAATGTCTTCAAAGATGaaaaaggaatatatagaattaaaacaaaattgacaGAGAGAAATGATACCGAGAATTTTAGATTGCCTATTTTGCTTCCAGAAAAACTTATGTTGGTTGATATGATAATCAAAGAGAAGCATTCGAAATGTTTACATGCTGGACTGCAAATTTTACTGTtcaatttaagagaaaattattggATTATTAATGGACGTCGAGCAGTTCGTCGCATCCTCAAGACCTGTGTTAGATGCAAACGATATAATGCACGAAGTATAAAAACTGTTCCCGTAGGTTTACCTGAAGACAGAGTTAAAGAAGTTTCTGTTTTTGAAGTGGTCGGGATAGATCTTGCAGGACCTCTTCATTTAAAGGAAGGTGCGAAAAGTTGGATTGTCATCTACACATGTGCCGTTTATCGATCAATACATCTCGAACTGGTGCAGTCACTTTCAACTAAGACGTTCCTTTTGAGTTTACGAAGATTCATTGCTCGCCGAGGAAGACCTCACATCATCTATTGTGACAACGGGAGTATTTTTATAGGAGCTGAGAATCTACTTCAGTCCTTAGATTGGAAGTCAATTGAAGCTGAAACATCAGTATACAAAATTGAATGGAAATTTAATCCACCGTCTGCACCCTGGAGGGGAGGCTTTTGGGAGATTATGGggaaattggtaaaaaatattcttcgaaAATTTTTGGGGAAAGCATGCCTTTCATACGAAGAAATGTGTAGCGTTCTATGTGACTGCGAGTCAGTTATCAATTCAAGACCTCTTACATACCTCTCAGAAGATCTGGATGACTTAATACCTCTTTCTCCGTCCATGTTTTTACAAGAGATCTCGACGGTGGGAGTACCTGATTTAGATCAGCTGGATACAATAGATCTTAAAAAACGCTATAGGTATCAACAGACGTTAAGAGAACAGTTGAGGAAAAGATTTCGCTGCGAATACCTAGCGACACTTCTTCAACCACGCAAGAAGAATAACTATTATGATCTAAAGGTTGGCAAGATTGTGTTAATCGAAGATGACTTAAAGAAAAGATTACACTGGCCGATGGCTAAAGTTATTACCGTCTATCCTGGTAAGGATAAAAGGATACGCGTGGCTCGACTTAAAACAGCACATACCGAGTTTTTGATGCCAGTGCAGCGGATTTATCCGCTGGAAATACGTTCGACACCAAATGAAGGTTCAACTCCAAACGAAAAGCGCAACTTCAAATGA